In Botrytis cinerea B05.10 chromosome 3, complete sequence, the genomic stretch CCTAGTGATAAGTTGATATAGAATAgataaatcttcaaatcggTCGTTTTCGATCATAGCCTGCAAACCACTTCCTTCCATCGCAAGAAATTCATTCAGATGACTGCTGATCAATTCTTGCTCGACAACTTTTTGGATCTTCCTGCTTGTGAAATGCGCGATAGTCGTATCACACCTATCAGCTTCCTCTTCGAGCCGTCTCTTCGCTTGACGTAACCAGGTACCAGCAGGTGAATCCCTTAGTAAAGTTTGACATTCTGCTTGGTAAAACTTTCTGCTAGCTTGCAGGAATGCAGGTTCGAAAACCGTAAGGTATAGCTTATCACTCTCGTTCTCTGCGTCGGTTTCGTATAGACCCTCTAGCATATAAATGACCGACCGGATCAAATGTCGATTGATGACATCaccttctctctccattccAATCTGATCTAATATAACCGAATTTAAAATATCGAAAGTGATCATGCTTGAATTGTCCAGAAGTGGCGAACGTAAAATGTGATCCCGGAAAAGTCCCATGGCCGTAGTGTAAATTGAAGCCTTGCGATTATCGCCACAATAAACTCGATCCATATACATGAGAACATCAGTTGTCATACCCATGCATAAATTGTGATCCGTCCATGAAGCCTTTAGTCCCTCTAGAAATTGTTCGCCGGTAAGTCGTCGTTCGTTTGCGGCCGTTCCAGAGACGCCACCAGCAGCAACATTGACCAGATTTGAAGTAATCAATTTCCTAATCGTTGGCATGACTTTCCCAGCGAACCATTGCTCCTCGAAAACTTTGACTCGTTCATATAGtaaatctccatcttttcGCAGTACGATTTTATAAGATGCCCGATATAGTTGTTCGAACGAAAGTGTTCCTGCATTCTTTTCATGGATTTCCTGAAGTGCATTTTGTAAAATCTCCCATTGGATTTCGAATTCGTTCTTTTCACCGGCACGTCCAAAAGCCTATGCAGTAGAAGAGTAGCAGTTAGCACAGATaccaaaaaaataataatacagATATTCGCGACTAGAGAAAGAATGCTTCGAGGTCAACTACCATCTGACTTGTATTGATAGCATGTGCCATGGCCGCATCCAAAGACTGTCCTGGAGTGGGAGGCATTGTGAATTACTGTTCGGTTTCTAACCTGGGCGCAAACaaagttttgaaagtttattaAGATATTCATTTGCCAGAAGGGGCAGGCAGGTTTTGtaagagaaagaagtatgGGGGACCTAGACAGGTAGGTatggaagtggaaagagGTGAATCTATACATACCCTCCGAGGCGCACGAATCCTAGTTCTACCACGACCAGAAATCATCTTTAAAAGTCTTTCGGTTTCCTCTGACTTCCCAGTTCCTCAGAATACACGTTTTGATATGGTCTATCTCTTTCAGGCTCGGAGACGGTTGAAGTTTCGCTGGTAATGCAGTAGGGTGAGGGGTTAGATAAGATCAAGGCTGCGGATGAATGCCATGCAATTGTGTTGAGAAATGTTCAGTGAGGTAAGGTTGACAAACCGATTAGTCGAAGTGTTGTTTGTGTATTGtaagaagacgaagagaaCAGTTCCCTAAATACAAGAAATCCAAGGTGCAAAAGGTAGAAAAGGTGCTCTAAGATCATGAATGTTCATTGAACATTCATTTATATGACTTTGACATGGAATCTTTCAAAGACTGTACTAGGAATGACTAGGTACTTTAGCGGTACGGGTCGAAAGCAGTGGTGCTGTGTGAATTACTTAGACTTAGTAATCACTCTCATTCTGCCACCAATCAAAAGACGTTTGGCGACGAAGCTAATCCTTCAATATCAGGCGGTGAACAAACTAGTAACTCTCTATGTAGTAGCAGCAACAGTAATACTCGTGGTTGATAAATCATATAAATAAACCTCCCGTATAAATGTGACTTATGATTTCGTATGGCTGCATCGATCATACCTCGTCTGTCTCCATCTCCTATAACGCTAGCAGGCACTAGCAATATAATCATACATTCAACACAATATAACACAACCCCTCCCTCACACTTCATCCACCGGTGATCCAAGCTTTCTATCCAGCCCAGCCTTGCCTTGTCCTCGTCATAATCGGCAGAATTACAAGCCCAAAGCGGTAAGCGAAATAAAATTCCTTATCGCAATCAAATTCCGTAGCCTTCCCCAATCTTCTACTCTATCAAGAACTTTCATCTCAAAACACTCTCCTCGCTCTTCTATTGTTGAGTTTCTTTCCATAGCTACTGTGCTGTACCTCTCAAATCAAGTTTCATCTGCACAAATAGGAGGGTTTCCACACGATTCCTCTCGCCGTCTCGTTCTCCCATtgcatctctccatcttgcACAAAGAGCAGACAAAACAAAGCCCACAAGCCCCTCCTCCAAACACACAACGAAACCTCCCTCACAATGTCTCTCAAATCCTCCACCTTCACAGCTTTGCGAGCTCTCTCCCGACATCAATCTGCAATCCCCAAATTCCCCTCTCGTATCATCTCCCTCAGCCACCCGCGCCTCTACAGCACGCCCTCCAAACCCCTCACCGACCGCTCTTCCGACCCCTCCACCCCATCATCTCCCCCCCCGCGCGCCCCTCAACCCTCCTACGACCTAACCTTTACCTGCCAGCCCTGTTCCGCACGTTCCACACACCGCATATCCAAACAAGGCTATCATTCCGgctccatcctcatcacctGTCCCAGCTGCAAAAACCGGCACGTCATCTCGGACCACTTGGGAATATTTGGAGATCGCAAATTGACGATTGAGGAtttgatgaaggagaaaggGATGCTGGTTAAGAAGGGGACGTTGAGTGAGGatgggaatttggaattttggAGTGATGGGACGAGTacggagaggaagagggatggggatggaggagagggagaggggaggtAGAGAGATGTATTTGGTTCTCGAGTTTTAGAGGAGTTGTACAAGTCATTGGAAATTAAGGAGGAGAGCTGTCAGGGAAGGATAGCTTTTCGATTAGGCCTGGGTCAAGCAGATGTAAGGAGAATATGCACACAACCTCAAAACCTCATGATACATCACACTGGACCAACCCAATCGCCAAGAAACAATCCAACTACCACCGAATACCACCGAATAACACCAATTGCAGTCctaaaacaaacaaacacatcATCCAGCACACAACCTCAAACCCTCAAAACCCACAACACTCTCCTCTACGAAAGAATGCTCAGagaacacacacacacacacacctcCAAAAAAGcaactccaaactccacaAACCAAAATCAATGTACAAAAAGTTTCAGCGTCGACGGATTCAAAAATGTAATAATACCCAtaccaaatcaaatcaaataaaatcaacGTCACATTACATCATACTtgcatatacatacacacaaaatACTTATTTTAAATCACATCTCAtgcaaaaattcaaaaattcacaaattcaataaagaatCCACTTCCCCCGATCGGAGATACctatatctacatctacatcgtACGTACCGACGTAGCTCACCaaatatttgtaattatGATCATGACCATGACCATGAGATACATGAGATATATAAGATACATGAGATAcgtgagatgagatgagatgaacgATGCTtaggatatatatacatacatatatacatacatatatataatcttcaacaaatctaaaatcaaatcaaatcaaatcaacaatcacTACGCACATAAGAGTACACACAGCCATCTAGATAATTACTAATATTCATCTACACTGCTAAAAAGCACTGCAATGCAATGAACGCAAAGCAAGAATACTCtaatctaataaatactCTCAAGATACAAATTTTCCCCTTCCCAAACTCCATTTTAAAACGCCTATACTATAACATACGACTCCCTTCCAGCCTCCACCCATCAGATCACAACCCAGCCACAATCCAGCCACGACCCAACCAACCACACATCTACCacatatttctcttcttactAAACatttctcccttctccttcctcctctccttcttcctctccgtcttcttcctcttctcctcgcCAAATTTCTCCGGCATACTAACCGcttcaatcttcctctttccacttctctgtgctctcctctccttaACCCCCTCTCTAACCTTCAACAACGCATCTGTATATTCTTGCGTTCCGACCTTCCTCTTCAACGTCTCCAACAACTCTTCACTCGACGATTTGAGCACTTCGTAATTATTGCGGAAGAGTTCATCCGTGGAGTACGGCATGTGGATGGAAGGATCCGTGAGATTATGCAATGGGAGAATGATAGTTCTCAGCGATGGAACTAGCGATTCCGGCTCGAGTTTACTGCAAAGGATTTCGAGGAGTTGAAGAGCGGAAGTTTTCGGAATCAAATTGTCTGCTGTAGCTGGAtgagtttcttttctcaatACGAAGGATACCCGACCGAAAAGATATTGTAGGACGCTGTTTGAAACGTTGGATTCTCCTGATTGTTCGACTTCAGCTTCGGCTTCtagatcttcttcttcgacctCTGCCTTGGGTTTCTGTTTGAGATTATTGGAAGCAGCGCAGCGACCGAGGAAAATGAGATTCTTGACA encodes the following:
- the Bczim17 gene encoding Bczim17 — protein: MSLKSSTFTALRALSRHQSAIPKFPSRIISLSHPRLYSTPSKPLTDRSSDPSTPSSPPPRAPQPSYDLTFTCQPCSARSTHRISKQGYHSGSILITCPSCKNRHVISDHLGIFGDRKLTIEDLMKEKGMLVKKGTLSEDGNLEFWSDGTSTERKRDGDGGEGEGR